In one Umezawaea sp. Da 62-37 genomic region, the following are encoded:
- a CDS encoding D-arabinono-1,4-lactone oxidase: MKAQWTNWAGTASASPLRVEHPASTDAIAHAITSARADGRTVRPRGSGHSFSEIAVAPGVALDLDAWTGIISADTESGLVKVRSGTPLHQLNASLDRLGLAMANLGDIDAQTISGAVSTGTHGTGAKLGGLSTQIEALELVLADGSIASCSPTENPDLFNAARLGLGALGVISTLTLRCVPSFVLHARETTGHLDGILEEFDDLTAVEDHVEFHWFLHGDGVLVKRNNRVPTGTEPEPLSKLRRFYEYEVMENTVFGLVARLARGIPKTARPLNKLCAAALSERVYSDHSHRVFVSPRRVRFVESEYAVPREALHDVIKELRAAVKKLDHGVIVPVEVRTAQGDDIWLSTASGRDTAYIAVHQFLGMPYRKYFDAFEHIAASAGGRPHWGKMHTLNAEALRNRYPRFDDFTRIRNQVDPDHLFTNPYLDRVLGT; this comes from the coding sequence ATGAAGGCCCAGTGGACCAACTGGGCGGGCACCGCGTCCGCCTCCCCCCTCCGGGTCGAGCACCCGGCCAGCACCGATGCGATCGCCCACGCGATCACGTCCGCGCGCGCGGACGGGCGGACGGTGCGGCCACGCGGGAGCGGGCACTCCTTCTCCGAGATCGCGGTGGCACCGGGCGTCGCCCTCGACCTCGACGCCTGGACCGGAATCATCTCAGCCGACACCGAATCCGGCCTGGTCAAAGTCCGATCGGGTACCCCGCTCCACCAGCTGAACGCGAGCCTCGACCGCCTCGGCCTGGCAATGGCGAACCTCGGCGACATCGACGCCCAGACGATCTCCGGTGCCGTGTCGACCGGCACCCACGGCACCGGCGCCAAGCTGGGCGGCCTCTCAACCCAGATCGAGGCACTGGAACTCGTCCTGGCCGACGGCTCGATCGCGTCGTGCTCCCCCACGGAGAACCCCGACCTCTTCAACGCCGCCCGCCTCGGCCTCGGCGCACTCGGCGTGATCAGCACACTCACCCTGCGCTGCGTTCCCTCGTTCGTCCTGCACGCCCGCGAGACCACCGGCCACCTCGACGGCATCCTCGAGGAGTTCGACGACCTGACCGCGGTCGAGGACCACGTGGAGTTCCACTGGTTCCTGCACGGCGACGGCGTACTCGTGAAGCGCAACAACCGCGTACCAACGGGAACAGAACCCGAACCGCTCTCGAAACTGCGCCGCTTCTACGAGTACGAAGTCATGGAGAACACCGTCTTCGGCCTAGTGGCCCGCCTGGCCCGCGGCATCCCCAAAACCGCCCGCCCGCTCAACAAGCTCTGCGCCGCGGCCCTCTCCGAACGCGTCTACAGCGACCACTCGCACCGCGTCTTCGTCTCCCCACGCCGAGTCCGCTTCGTCGAGTCCGAATACGCGGTCCCCAGAGAAGCCCTGCACGATGTCATCAAAGAACTGCGCGCCGCCGTGAAGAAACTCGACCACGGCGTCATCGTCCCCGTAGAAGTCCGCACCGCCCAGGGCGACGACATCTGGCTCTCCACCGCGTCCGGCCGCGACACCGCCTACATCGCAGTCCACCAGTTCCTAGGCATGCCCTACCGCAAATACTTCGACGCCTTCGAACACATCGCAGCCTCAGCAGGCGGTAGACCCCACTGGGGCAAAATGCACACGCTCAACGCCGAAGCCCTCCGGAACCGCTACCCCCGATTCGACGACTTCACCCGAATCCGCAACCAGGTAGACCCAGACCACCTCTTCACCAACCCGTACCTCGACCGCGTACTGGGCACCTGA